A single Crateriforma conspicua DNA region contains:
- a CDS encoding alpha/beta hydrolase, giving the protein MTLDPQAEAFIASMSAVERPAWQDVGPEAAREAFAGMGQIFGIGPPVHRVENLVIPDNLRVRLYRPSDQPDLPAILWFHGGGWVMGDLDTHDAMCRRLTVAADAVVISVDYPLAPEHRFPSAAESCFAALQYFSDHASDHGLDVTRLFVGGDSAGGHLAASVSAVARRRGGPLVCGQILVYPVVSPNFDTKSYLRCAEGYGLTRADMRWFWDCYVDAIQNDDTWPIDLLQMDVAGMPPTFLITAQYDVLCDEGTNLASAMESADVDVTHSHFMGTLHGFVHFAACFDNHQQAIDEIGEFVRQRCP; this is encoded by the coding sequence ATGACTCTTGATCCACAAGCCGAAGCGTTCATCGCGTCGATGTCCGCCGTCGAACGTCCCGCCTGGCAAGACGTCGGACCCGAAGCGGCCCGCGAGGCGTTTGCCGGCATGGGCCAGATTTTCGGGATCGGACCGCCGGTGCATCGCGTGGAAAACTTGGTCATCCCCGACAACCTCCGGGTGCGTCTGTATCGGCCGTCGGACCAACCGGATTTGCCGGCGATCTTGTGGTTCCACGGCGGCGGATGGGTCATGGGTGACTTGGACACGCACGATGCGATGTGTCGTCGGTTGACCGTGGCGGCCGATGCGGTCGTGATCAGCGTGGATTACCCGCTGGCCCCGGAACACCGTTTTCCGTCGGCCGCGGAATCCTGTTTTGCCGCCCTGCAATATTTCAGCGACCATGCGTCGGATCATGGTTTGGATGTCACGCGGTTGTTCGTCGGGGGTGACAGTGCCGGTGGCCACTTGGCCGCCAGCGTTTCGGCGGTGGCCAGACGCCGCGGCGGGCCGCTGGTGTGCGGCCAGATTTTGGTCTATCCGGTGGTTTCCCCGAATTTTGACACCAAGTCGTATTTGCGGTGCGCCGAAGGATACGGGCTGACGCGGGCGGACATGCGTTGGTTCTGGGATTGCTATGTCGATGCGATCCAGAACGATGACACATGGCCGATCGATCTGTTGCAGATGGATGTTGCGGGCATGCCGCCGACGTTTTTGATCACCGCACAATACGACGTGTTGTGTGACGAGGGCACGAATTTGGCGTCGGCCATGGAATCGGCCGACGTGGACGTCACCCATTCGCACTTTATGGGAACGCTGCACGGATTCGTTCACTTCGCGGCTTGTTTCGACAATCACCAACAGGCGATTGATGAAATCGGCGAATTCGTCCGCCAGCGGTGCCCCTGA
- a CDS encoding GNAT family N-acetyltransferase, producing MERFQSPFIRGTDMTDQTRNPTPGRPHTTDRIHVHWSPQPVRMPDGRPGHVRSLMPSDRDALVQGLQSLSTQSRVRRFFFDKRSFTNDQLFQLTHPDGFQQIAFALEVLDDSVNQMVPIAVARMIRDPDRMRTADLGIVVVDQWQNRGAGTLLLRSLAAASLRVGINRWQATALADNPSIAAVLRKTTHIERRRIDPSGVAWFRCRILPEAIAPRRAPRSELSTAV from the coding sequence ATGGAACGTTTTCAATCGCCATTCATTCGGGGCACGGACATGACGGATCAGACAAGGAACCCGACCCCAGGACGCCCGCACACCACCGACCGAATTCACGTCCACTGGTCACCCCAACCGGTGCGGATGCCCGACGGACGTCCCGGCCATGTGCGATCGTTGATGCCCAGCGATCGTGACGCTTTGGTGCAGGGGTTGCAAAGCCTGTCGACGCAAAGCCGCGTCCGCCGATTCTTCTTCGACAAACGTTCGTTTACCAACGACCAGTTGTTTCAGCTGACGCACCCCGACGGGTTTCAGCAAATCGCGTTCGCGCTGGAAGTCCTCGATGATTCGGTGAATCAGATGGTGCCCATCGCGGTGGCCCGAATGATCCGCGATCCCGATCGAATGCGGACCGCCGACTTGGGGATCGTCGTTGTCGATCAGTGGCAAAATCGCGGCGCCGGAACACTGTTGTTGCGTTCCCTAGCCGCCGCGTCTTTGCGTGTGGGCATCAACCGTTGGCAGGCGACCGCCCTGGCCGACAATCCATCGATCGCCGCAGTGTTGCGCAAGACCACGCATATCGAACGCCGCCGGATCGATCCCTCCGGCGTCGCGTGGTTTCGCTGCCGAATCCTCCCCGAAGCGATCGCCCCACGCCGTGCGCCCCGTTCCGAATTGTCCACCGCCGTCTAA
- a CDS encoding bifunctional DNA primase/polymerase yields MTATIIQRAKPASNPTVAGLACDYIANGISVFPIRLDGSKAPAIPTWDPFKERIATIDEVCDLFRHPRGIAVVCGVVSGGLEVLDFDEEADDTFDAWKRNLTPEIRGRLCVVETGGFGYHVLYRCTVICGNKKIAMTADKKVLVESRGEGGYIVGVGSPLKVHASGQPYVQVAGEPLPHVPTFTPEERKTMWTAAASLDRRRDAMKAYVDKRVRELKPRKLYIPKSNTPWDDFEARASWHDVLEPHGWESHDGRNWCRPGADQYKTSAVVRDRETTGEVLVVFSTNAGALAPTTGGHRNLSKFEAFTELSHGGDRSKAAKELFQKGYGRNQK; encoded by the coding sequence ATGACTGCGACCATTATACAGCGGGCCAAGCCCGCATCAAACCCAACCGTTGCCGGTCTGGCGTGTGACTACATCGCCAACGGTATCTCTGTTTTTCCGATTCGACTGGACGGATCCAAAGCCCCGGCGATACCGACGTGGGATCCGTTCAAAGAACGCATCGCGACGATTGATGAAGTCTGCGACCTGTTCCGGCACCCTCGAGGAATCGCGGTCGTCTGCGGTGTCGTCTCCGGCGGGCTTGAAGTCCTGGACTTTGACGAAGAAGCCGACGACACGTTCGACGCATGGAAACGGAATCTTACGCCTGAGATTCGCGGGCGTTTGTGTGTCGTCGAAACCGGCGGCTTTGGGTATCACGTCTTATACCGCTGCACAGTCATTTGCGGGAATAAGAAGATCGCGATGACGGCCGACAAAAAGGTGTTGGTCGAATCGAGAGGCGAAGGCGGCTATATCGTTGGCGTGGGGTCACCGCTGAAAGTCCACGCATCAGGGCAGCCATACGTCCAAGTCGCGGGCGAACCATTGCCACACGTACCAACGTTCACACCGGAGGAACGCAAGACGATGTGGACGGCGGCGGCATCACTGGACCGCCGACGGGATGCGATGAAAGCGTATGTGGACAAGCGTGTTCGCGAATTGAAGCCGCGAAAACTTTATATCCCCAAGTCCAACACCCCGTGGGACGACTTCGAGGCCCGCGCGTCGTGGCATGACGTGTTGGAGCCGCACGGGTGGGAATCACACGACGGGCGGAACTGGTGCCGTCCTGGTGCGGATCAATACAAGACGTCCGCCGTTGTGCGTGACAGAGAAACCACTGGCGAAGTGTTGGTCGTGTTTTCCACCAATGCGGGAGCACTGGCACCGACCACGGGCGGCCACCGCAACTTGTCAAAGTTTGAAGCGTTCACCGAGCTTTCGCACGGTGGCGATCGGAGCAAGGCAGCGAAGGAATTATTCCAAAAAGGTTACGGGAGGAACCAAAAATGA
- a CDS encoding YfjI family protein, whose amino-acid sequence MKMPALNGQIRVDDVPPQFEREDIEAAAVDELKADSPDLHTDEYQAFPAWCLPEPFDVFVDEGAKSIGCDESYIALPLLSCAGAAIGNTCRLTMKSGYHAPPAIWCMIIGDSGTKKSPAFKLANRSYKRHHNRMIDENRQARDVYTAELAEYEASKKSKGAALEKPIEPIPNRCMTTDATVESLAPILSCNPRGLLVAKDELSGWFGGLNQYKNAAGSDEAHYLSMFDGDSMTVDRKADWQCPIHVESALVSIAGGIQPGVLARALGKAHRESGMAARFLLAQPPKRVSDWSWDDELSAAVLSLVDEVFDGLFGIQFQDEDNTPHFLSLAKDARQRWKDYHDAHQQEQVDLSGAIAAAWSKLLGYVPRLALVIHVVTQIHNGDPITEPVTDDALQRAIRLVEWFKREAGRLYATIDDTDEQRELRDLAAWIKRKHGGECTPRQIVQGVRRIKTVDEAEKMCIELVRMNLATRESVKPQKGPVRTIFRMT is encoded by the coding sequence ATGAAAATGCCAGCACTGAACGGACAAATCCGAGTTGATGACGTACCGCCCCAATTTGAACGAGAAGACATCGAAGCGGCAGCGGTCGACGAACTGAAGGCCGATTCACCGGACCTGCACACCGACGAATACCAAGCGTTTCCAGCGTGGTGTCTCCCCGAACCGTTCGACGTGTTCGTCGATGAGGGAGCCAAGTCGATCGGATGTGATGAATCTTATATTGCACTACCGCTATTGAGTTGTGCGGGTGCGGCGATCGGTAATACATGCCGACTGACAATGAAGTCGGGATACCACGCACCGCCGGCGATCTGGTGCATGATTATCGGCGATTCAGGAACCAAGAAGTCGCCAGCGTTCAAACTGGCGAATCGGTCTTATAAGCGGCACCACAACCGCATGATTGATGAGAACCGACAAGCCCGCGATGTGTACACAGCCGAGCTTGCAGAGTACGAGGCAAGCAAAAAGTCTAAGGGTGCGGCGCTGGAAAAGCCGATTGAACCTATCCCGAATCGGTGCATGACCACCGACGCGACGGTCGAATCGCTGGCTCCGATCCTTAGTTGCAATCCACGCGGCTTGTTGGTGGCGAAGGATGAGCTATCGGGATGGTTCGGCGGACTGAACCAATACAAGAATGCCGCCGGATCTGACGAAGCCCATTATCTGAGCATGTTTGATGGCGATTCGATGACCGTCGATCGCAAGGCGGATTGGCAATGTCCGATCCATGTTGAGTCTGCCCTGGTGTCGATCGCCGGCGGCATTCAACCGGGCGTCTTGGCCAGAGCACTTGGCAAGGCACACCGCGAGTCAGGCATGGCCGCACGGTTCTTGCTGGCACAGCCGCCGAAGCGCGTCTCCGACTGGTCGTGGGATGACGAACTATCGGCGGCGGTTTTGTCGTTGGTCGACGAAGTGTTCGACGGTCTGTTCGGGATCCAATTTCAGGACGAAGACAACACCCCTCACTTTCTGAGTTTGGCCAAGGACGCCCGGCAGCGATGGAAGGACTACCACGACGCCCACCAGCAAGAGCAAGTGGATCTGTCAGGTGCGATCGCGGCGGCTTGGTCAAAACTGCTGGGGTACGTCCCACGCTTGGCCCTGGTGATTCACGTTGTCACCCAAATCCACAACGGCGACCCGATCACCGAGCCAGTCACCGACGACGCCCTGCAACGTGCGATCCGGCTTGTGGAGTGGTTCAAGCGTGAAGCCGGTCGACTGTATGCCACCATCGACGACACGGACGAGCAGCGGGAGCTGCGGGATCTGGCCGCGTGGATCAAACGGAAGCACGGAGGCGAGTGTACGCCGCGCCAAATCGTCCAAGGTGTCCGGCGGATCAAGACCGTGGATGAGGCAGAGAAGATGTGCATCGAACTGGTCCGCATGAATCTGGCGACCCGCGAATCGGTGAAGCCGCAAAAGGGTCCCGTGCGGACGATCTTTCGCATGACGTGA
- a CDS encoding tyrosine-type recombinase/integrase, with protein MKTKIEGIAANFAAGVDLDPQQAEWLRSIDGKLHERIAKCGIIKPRLNTTLSAWLNRYMKTHDVKDSTKRSLERAKDNLIDYFGADRQIRTISSHHATEWRHWLKTEGNQRGSKKATKPLAENTVRRRTGRAKQFFDAAKRAGLIEANPFDGLKRTTTENKARQFFVEQDVIEQCIDHAPNQDWRTILALVRYAGIRAPSELVRLRWEDVNLPDRRLTIRATKTEHLSHNGVRVCPIFPELFTHLDQAWEAAPDGAEFVIQRAEYRQPGTNLGTTFRKIIERAGYAPWPKLFTNCRASRETELVDRYPIKDVSSWLGNSKPVAMKHYLMARDSVFARAIQEPTATLEKPTGTETGTAPSSKH; from the coding sequence GTGAAGACCAAGATCGAAGGCATTGCGGCAAACTTTGCTGCTGGCGTCGATCTGGATCCACAGCAGGCGGAATGGTTGCGGTCGATCGACGGCAAACTGCATGAGCGGATCGCGAAGTGCGGAATCATCAAACCGCGATTGAACACCACACTGTCGGCGTGGCTGAATCGTTATATGAAAACCCACGATGTGAAGGATTCGACGAAGCGGTCGCTAGAACGTGCGAAGGACAATCTTATCGATTACTTCGGCGCGGACCGTCAGATTCGGACCATCAGCAGCCACCACGCGACGGAGTGGCGGCACTGGTTGAAAACCGAAGGCAATCAACGCGGCAGTAAGAAAGCCACCAAGCCGCTGGCAGAGAATACGGTCCGCCGGCGGACGGGACGCGCGAAACAGTTTTTCGATGCGGCCAAGCGTGCTGGTCTGATTGAAGCAAATCCGTTCGACGGATTGAAACGCACCACGACCGAGAACAAAGCCCGCCAGTTTTTCGTCGAGCAAGACGTTATCGAACAGTGCATCGACCACGCACCCAACCAGGACTGGCGGACCATCCTTGCACTGGTCCGCTATGCCGGGATCCGTGCACCAAGCGAACTTGTCCGTCTCCGATGGGAGGATGTGAATCTGCCCGACCGCCGTTTGACGATCAGGGCCACCAAAACCGAGCACCTGAGCCACAACGGCGTGCGTGTCTGTCCGATCTTCCCCGAACTGTTCACGCACCTGGACCAAGCGTGGGAAGCCGCACCGGACGGAGCCGAGTTTGTGATTCAGCGGGCGGAGTATCGCCAGCCGGGAACGAATCTCGGAACGACGTTTCGGAAGATCATCGAGCGTGCGGGCTACGCACCATGGCCAAAGCTTTTTACGAACTGTCGGGCGTCCCGTGAGACCGAACTGGTCGACCGATACCCGATCAAGGATGTGTCGTCGTGGCTCGGAAACAGTAAGCCGGTCGCGATGAAGCACTACCTGATGGCTCGGGACAGCGTGTTCGCGAGAGCGATTCAGGAACCGACGGCAACACTCGAAAAACCAACCGGCACAGAAACCGGCACAGCACCGAGCAGCAAGCACTAG
- a CDS encoding helix-turn-helix domain-containing protein, with amino-acid sequence MSVVTESARIGENVRVVDLEPLTVNSRKAAQLLDISPRKLQDLTWPRGPIKSVKIGRVHSYPVEHLRQYLRDLAAKTA; translated from the coding sequence ATGTCTGTCGTCACAGAATCCGCCAGGATTGGCGAGAACGTCCGCGTCGTGGACTTGGAGCCGCTAACGGTCAACAGCCGGAAAGCCGCCCAGCTACTCGACATCAGCCCACGCAAACTGCAAGACCTGACGTGGCCACGCGGCCCGATCAAGTCGGTCAAGATCGGACGGGTGCATAGCTACCCGGTCGAACACTTGCGGCAGTATCTACGGGACTTGGCGGCCAAAACCGCCTGA
- a CDS encoding uracil-DNA glycosylase family protein, producing the protein MPRTNARSRALIDAADRLRDAVDRLNFAPPVTHIYNPLRYAWKSHQAYLRMAPKGDVNAVFLGMNPGPWGMAQTGVPFGEIQLVKDFLKINEPVDRPTLENPKRPVEGFDCPRSEVSGRRLWGYFRDQFQTAQRFFDEHFVTNYCPLVFMESGGRNRTPDKLPVGERLPLQQCCDQHLREVLDILRPRYVVAVGTFAEACVKRCRDDLAKSDVSKGSDSATPWSLVRILHPSPASPAANRDWAGTVHRQLCEAAVLDGKEHTT; encoded by the coding sequence ATGCCACGGACCAACGCCCGCAGCCGCGCCCTGATCGATGCCGCCGACCGGCTTCGTGATGCAGTCGACCGGTTGAATTTCGCACCCCCGGTGACCCACATCTACAATCCTTTGCGTTACGCTTGGAAGTCGCACCAAGCCTATTTACGAATGGCCCCCAAGGGTGATGTCAATGCGGTGTTTTTGGGGATGAACCCGGGACCCTGGGGCATGGCCCAAACCGGCGTACCGTTCGGAGAGATCCAGTTGGTCAAAGATTTTTTGAAGATCAACGAACCGGTCGATCGTCCGACGCTTGAAAACCCCAAGCGTCCCGTCGAAGGCTTCGACTGTCCCCGCAGCGAAGTCAGCGGTCGACGTCTATGGGGATACTTCCGCGACCAATTTCAAACCGCCCAGCGGTTCTTTGACGAACACTTTGTGACCAACTATTGCCCGCTGGTCTTCATGGAATCGGGCGGCCGTAATCGAACCCCTGACAAGCTGCCGGTCGGCGAACGGTTACCGCTGCAGCAATGTTGTGACCAGCACCTGCGCGAGGTCTTGGACATCCTGCGGCCCCGTTACGTCGTCGCGGTCGGCACGTTCGCCGAAGCCTGCGTGAAACGGTGTCGCGACGATCTCGCAAAATCAGACGTATCCAAAGGTTCCGATTCCGCGACCCCTTGGTCATTGGTTCGGATCTTACACCCCAGCCCCGCATCACCGGCGGCCAACCGAGACTGGGCGGGCACCGTCCATCGTCAACTTTGCGAGGCGGCCGTCCTGGACGGCAAAGAACACACGACCTGA
- a CDS encoding sulfatase-like hydrolase/transferase, with the protein MRKVILVASCMLCLAGAATADDRPNIMIILADDLGYGDISLHGCTDIPTPNIDSIAHQGVRFTNGYSSHPYCSPMRAGLMTGRYQHRFGYTKNVAYDPHNAVLGLPTTQTTIARRLHDAGYATGMVGKWHLGAHANFHPRNRGFDDFFGFLGGGHDYFVVDTTRPLRENYQAPLDKNGVGTGLDQYLTTELTDHALKFIDDHADHPFFMYVAYNAPHTPLQAPDEKLEQFASITAKKRRTYAAMVSSMDDQIGRLLRRLDRHDLSENTVVFFLSDNGGPENANASDNGPLRGQKGDVHEGGIRVPFLMRYPAAIQPGTVIDTPVISLDVSTTALAVTGADQDATLDGVNLIDRLTGKAPFDSQRELFWLSATDPKTGKMAVRRGAIKLSRFDGKAHLYNLDDDLGETNDRFEQDTATAQSLNHAFGAWSSQNQPTIFPSYSAYHRLLKEFHESVKASTMRSEPPPKELIAP; encoded by the coding sequence ATGCGAAAAGTCATTCTCGTTGCATCGTGCATGCTTTGCCTAGCCGGTGCCGCCACCGCCGACGATCGTCCCAACATCATGATCATCCTGGCCGATGATCTGGGCTACGGTGACATCAGTCTGCACGGATGCACCGACATTCCCACGCCCAACATCGATTCGATCGCCCACCAAGGCGTCCGCTTTACCAACGGGTATTCTTCTCATCCCTATTGCAGCCCCATGCGTGCGGGACTGATGACCGGGCGTTATCAACACCGTTTCGGCTATACCAAGAACGTCGCCTATGATCCCCATAACGCGGTGCTGGGATTGCCCACAACCCAGACCACGATCGCCCGGCGTTTGCACGATGCAGGCTACGCCACCGGGATGGTCGGCAAGTGGCACTTGGGCGCCCACGCAAACTTCCATCCACGCAATCGCGGCTTTGATGACTTCTTCGGCTTCCTGGGCGGCGGTCACGATTACTTCGTCGTCGACACCACACGGCCGCTACGCGAAAACTACCAAGCCCCGTTGGATAAAAACGGTGTCGGCACCGGTCTGGATCAATACCTGACCACCGAATTGACCGACCATGCGTTGAAGTTCATCGATGATCATGCGGATCATCCGTTCTTCATGTATGTCGCCTACAACGCGCCCCACACACCGCTGCAGGCTCCCGACGAAAAGCTGGAACAATTCGCGTCGATCACCGCCAAGAAACGCCGCACCTACGCCGCCATGGTGTCATCGATGGACGACCAAATCGGTCGTTTGCTCCGGCGTCTGGACAGGCACGACTTGTCCGAAAACACGGTGGTGTTTTTTCTCAGTGATAACGGCGGACCTGAAAACGCCAACGCGTCGGACAATGGCCCCCTGCGTGGACAGAAAGGCGACGTTCACGAAGGCGGCATCCGTGTCCCATTCTTGATGCGATACCCGGCGGCGATCCAACCGGGAACCGTAATCGACACGCCCGTCATTTCCCTGGACGTCAGCACCACGGCGTTGGCCGTCACCGGTGCTGATCAAGACGCCACACTGGATGGCGTCAACCTGATCGATCGATTGACCGGCAAAGCCCCCTTCGATTCCCAACGCGAACTGTTCTGGTTATCGGCGACCGATCCCAAGACCGGCAAGATGGCGGTGCGCCGCGGCGCGATCAAACTGTCACGCTTCGACGGCAAAGCCCACTTGTACAACTTGGACGACGATCTGGGCGAAACCAATGATCGGTTCGAACAAGACACAGCGACGGCCCAATCGCTGAATCATGCTTTCGGCGCATGGTCTTCGCAAAACCAACCCACGATCTTCCCCAGCTACAGCGCCTACCATCGCTTGTTGAAAGAGTTTCATGAATCCGTCAAAGCATCCACGATGCGGTCCGAACCACCACCCAAGGAATTGATTGCCCCGTAG
- a CDS encoding DUF3127 domain-containing protein, whose product MSDSTVRGVVHVIEETKTYGQKGFRKRLVVLEQEKGGFTNYIPVEFIKDGCDTVDEMNLGDEVEVSYRLSGRKWQRDSNSDVKYFLSLEAMSYKVLSGYGGVTGDAVEDANSAFSEAADDEDAPF is encoded by the coding sequence ATGAGTGATTCGACGGTTCGTGGAGTCGTCCACGTGATCGAAGAGACCAAGACGTACGGTCAGAAAGGCTTCCGCAAACGTCTGGTCGTCTTGGAACAAGAAAAGGGTGGATTCACCAATTACATCCCGGTCGAATTCATCAAAGACGGCTGTGACACGGTCGATGAAATGAATTTGGGCGACGAAGTCGAAGTGTCGTATCGGCTGAGCGGTCGCAAATGGCAGCGTGACAGCAACAGTGACGTGAAGTATTTCCTAAGTCTGGAAGCGATGTCGTACAAAGTCCTGTCGGGCTACGGCGGCGTGACCGGCGATGCGGTGGAAGACGCCAATTCGGCGTTCAGCGAAGCGGCCGACGACGAAGACGCGCCATTCTGA
- a CDS encoding tyrosine-type recombinase/integrase — MTRFRVGSLGPHSRAVFFDLPNEYGMADMVRSDLAAAREAWLSRPDASEEDAESDFLKDKNDADEIFDFHSLRHTCGAWLAMRGAHVKTVQTIMRHKTITLTMDTYGHLFPGSEPEAVGRLDHWLAV, encoded by the coding sequence GTGACGCGGTTTCGCGTGGGCTCGCTCGGCCCCCACAGCCGAGCCGTCTTCTTCGACTTGCCGAATGAGTACGGCATGGCCGACATGGTCCGGTCCGATCTTGCCGCGGCACGGGAGGCTTGGCTATCCAGACCAGACGCATCCGAAGAAGATGCCGAGAGTGATTTCCTGAAAGACAAGAACGACGCCGACGAGATTTTCGATTTCCATTCGCTTCGGCACACGTGCGGAGCCTGGTTGGCAATGCGAGGGGCACACGTCAAAACTGTGCAGACCATCATGCGTCACAAGACGATCACGTTGACGATGGACACCTACGGCCACCTGTTCCCAGGATCCGAACCCGAAGCGGTCGGACGGCTGGATCACTGGCTTGCCGTGTGA
- a CDS encoding RNA polymerase sigma factor has translation MSTIETGTSPVRFDDLTDADLLDAWVSDRNHQAMDALFHRYAAVVYQVCLRHCRSHCDAEDAMQMTFFYLAKSAGSIRKPEYLPGWLHRVAQRSSLATMKSHSDRPLDDADVPSRPDDPFQRLTRRHEALVLDEELSDLPARYRTALVLHLMDRHSIAAIADRMQTTTGSVRGWIQRGKQRLAKRLRHRGVVPVVAVATVTSWARDAAAATAELDLDSPPVDPPDWDHPPSESDFSSLETLLQSGQSIMTSTLIKTSALAALATVALGLTTLSVGQPAHDGTSTSIQGLPPSNQIPVALAQGDDADQGMEMEDAYGMGMEGGYGAMQEEDDGMGGMGGMMGGYESSIKRRKPGSLAGTTTYRPPSTVVDLSSEDSPLVVQIRQALDRSIDWNGLDSLKNLPRFLGQEINVPVLLDDNGLGIAGVSPDHALRRPESSQDHVRTGLRVILRPLGLRAEIQDDGLVITADMNQLTRQGIATDRWLDTSGEQADRLDQILDSKITVQYIETPVQEVAMDLARELGFPIVLDLRAMEELGLSSDMPVTFMGKDLSARSVLSAMLKPLDMTYTYADETLTLTTVDANPERLRIYYLEGLGINPGDPSGLIELIQATIEPEHWESMGGTGTIVPLPSSGALGRPGLVVNAPDSIHHRIEQMLAGLRRSDQPAALPNSPMIDDTAATRPTPRPQADPSQSDAPPADTTQGARARRPQPKPDPFGNDSGADDPFGPNHANNDPFGGPAGQNDPFGSKPFGN, from the coding sequence ATGAGCACAATCGAAACCGGAACCTCGCCGGTGCGCTTCGATGACCTGACCGACGCCGATCTGTTGGACGCGTGGGTCAGCGATCGGAATCACCAAGCGATGGATGCGTTGTTTCACCGTTACGCGGCCGTCGTTTATCAAGTCTGTCTACGTCACTGCCGGTCCCACTGTGACGCCGAAGACGCCATGCAGATGACGTTCTTTTATCTAGCAAAGTCCGCGGGCAGCATTCGCAAACCCGAGTACTTGCCGGGATGGTTACATCGTGTCGCCCAGCGGTCCAGTTTGGCCACCATGAAATCTCATTCCGATCGACCCTTGGACGATGCCGACGTCCCGTCACGCCCCGATGACCCGTTCCAGCGGCTGACGCGTCGGCACGAAGCCTTGGTTTTGGACGAAGAACTGTCGGATCTGCCGGCACGGTATCGCACGGCGCTGGTGCTGCATTTGATGGACCGGCACAGCATCGCGGCCATCGCCGACCGAATGCAGACGACGACGGGATCGGTCCGCGGATGGATCCAACGTGGCAAACAACGGTTGGCCAAACGATTGCGACATCGCGGTGTCGTGCCGGTCGTCGCGGTGGCCACCGTCACATCGTGGGCACGCGACGCCGCCGCGGCGACCGCCGAACTGGACCTCGATTCGCCCCCAGTTGACCCGCCCGATTGGGACCACCCGCCGTCCGAATCGGACTTCTCTTCCCTCGAAACGCTCCTCCAATCCGGTCAATCGATCATGACATCCACCCTCATCAAAACCTCCGCTCTCGCGGCTCTCGCCACCGTCGCCCTCGGTCTGACCACGCTCAGTGTCGGACAGCCCGCCCACGACGGAACATCGACCAGCATCCAAGGATTGCCGCCATCAAACCAAATCCCCGTCGCCCTGGCTCAAGGCGACGATGCCGATCAGGGAATGGAAATGGAAGATGCCTATGGGATGGGGATGGAAGGAGGCTATGGGGCGATGCAGGAGGAAGACGATGGCATGGGCGGGATGGGCGGCATGATGGGTGGCTACGAATCGTCCATCAAGCGACGCAAACCCGGTTCACTTGCCGGCACCACGACCTATCGTCCGCCGTCGACCGTGGTCGACCTGTCCAGTGAAGATTCGCCCCTGGTCGTACAGATCCGCCAAGCTCTGGATCGATCGATCGACTGGAACGGTTTGGACAGCCTAAAAAATCTGCCACGATTTTTGGGCCAAGAGATCAACGTACCGGTCTTGCTGGACGACAACGGCCTAGGCATCGCCGGCGTTTCACCCGACCACGCCCTCCGCCGCCCCGAATCGTCCCAAGACCACGTGCGGACGGGATTGCGAGTCATCCTGCGGCCCCTGGGACTACGCGCCGAAATTCAAGACGACGGGTTGGTCATCACCGCCGACATGAATCAACTGACCCGCCAAGGGATCGCCACCGACCGCTGGCTGGATACTTCGGGTGAACAAGCCGATCGGCTGGACCAAATCTTGGATTCCAAGATCACGGTCCAATACATTGAGACTCCGGTGCAAGAAGTTGCCATGGACTTGGCACGTGAACTCGGCTTCCCGATCGTGCTGGACCTGCGCGCCATGGAGGAACTCGGGCTCTCGTCCGACATGCCGGTGACCTTCATGGGCAAAGACCTGTCGGCCCGTTCGGTGCTTTCCGCCATGCTAAAGCCACTGGACATGACTTACACCTACGCCGATGAAACACTGACCCTGACCACCGTCGATGCAAATCCGGAAAGACTACGGATCTATTACCTGGAAGGCCTGGGGATCAACCCGGGCGATCCGTCCGGCTTGATCGAACTGATCCAAGCCACCATCGAACCTGAACATTGGGAATCCATGGGCGGCACCGGCACGATCGTCCCCTTGCCCAGCTCCGGTGCACTCGGTCGTCCGGGACTGGTCGTCAACGCACCCGATTCGATCCACCACCGCATCGAACAAATGCTTGCCGGCCTGCGACGCAGTGACCAACCAGCCGCCCTGCCCAATTCACCGATGATCGATGACACCGCCGCGACACGGCCCACGCCACGTCCGCAAGCCGATCCATCGCAGTCTGACGCACCGCCAGCCGACACAACTCAAGGCGCCCGAGCACGGCGTCCCCAGCCCAAACCCGACCCGTTCGGCAACGACTCGGGTGCGGACGATCCGTTCGGCCCCAACCACGCAAACAACGATCCCTTCGGCGGCCCGGCCGGCCAGAACGATCCCTTCGGAAGCAAACCGTTCGGCAACTAG